One Streptomyces sp. NBC_01217 genomic region harbors:
- a CDS encoding PhoX family protein, with protein MPEQPGDSAARTQRLPLLPAHNTARSALTCRYRCADACSHEAPNRSLNPYFGDIARQALSRRGALKTGAVLTLAAAAGTTALTEAAATPHPGGGHLPRGLQFEPVPPNAADAVTVPPGYAQQVVIRWGDPILSGAPRFDAHRQTARNQARQFGYNCDYMALLDLPHRHRHQLLVVNHEYTNEEIMFFGYDPANPTREQVETAWAAHGLSIVVVHGDDGSGRLWPVPGDVLNRRVTATTPIRLTGPAAGSDLLKTSADPTGRTVLGTLNNCGGGVTPWGTVLSGEENFNQYFANAAAITDPTAKQRLARYGLPTGTSQRKWERFDDRFDIGKEPNEPNRHGWIVEIDPYDPHFTPRKRTALGRFKHEAAEPRLTDDGRVALYMGDDERFDYLYKYVSTNRYKKGNSRSAREHNLRLLDEGTLYVAKFTGDSPAAEIDGTGRLPEDGVFDGSGGWIPLASGTKSFVPGMTAEEVYVYTRLAADKAGATKMDRPEDVEPHPHNGRLYVALTNNSDRGKAGKAGPDEANPRTGNKHGHILELDEHHSDAGATSFRWRLMLVCGDPADPSTYFAGYDKSEVSPISCPDNIAFDEHGNLWLATDGNALGSNDGLFVVPVKGPHRGHVKQFLTVPKSAETCGPIITEERVLVAAQHPGEADGSTADKPASAWPDGPGNIPRPSVVTVWAEKHRA; from the coding sequence GTGCCCGAACAGCCCGGCGACAGCGCTGCCCGTACGCAGCGGCTGCCCCTGCTGCCCGCCCACAACACCGCCCGCTCAGCCCTGACCTGTCGATACCGGTGCGCGGACGCGTGTTCCCACGAGGCGCCCAACCGATCACTGAACCCCTACTTCGGAGACATCGCCCGCCAGGCTCTCTCCCGCAGAGGTGCCCTCAAGACCGGCGCGGTACTGACTCTGGCGGCAGCGGCCGGCACAACAGCCCTCACCGAAGCTGCAGCCACTCCGCACCCTGGTGGGGGGCATCTCCCCCGCGGTCTGCAATTCGAGCCGGTCCCGCCGAATGCCGCTGACGCCGTCACCGTGCCGCCCGGCTACGCGCAGCAGGTTGTCATCCGCTGGGGAGACCCGATCCTGTCCGGCGCCCCGCGATTCGACGCCCACCGGCAGACGGCGAGGAACCAGGCCCGCCAGTTCGGCTACAACTGCGACTACATGGCGCTCCTCGACCTGCCGCACCGGCACAGGCATCAGCTCCTGGTCGTCAACCACGAGTACACCAACGAAGAGATCATGTTCTTCGGGTACGACCCCGCCAACCCCACCCGCGAGCAGGTCGAGACGGCCTGGGCGGCACACGGCCTGAGCATCGTGGTCGTCCACGGCGACGACGGCTCCGGACGGCTGTGGCCGGTCCCGGGCGACGTCCTCAACCGGCGCGTCACCGCCACCACCCCGATCAGGCTCACCGGCCCGGCCGCGGGCAGCGATCTCCTCAAGACGAGCGCCGACCCCACGGGCCGCACGGTCCTGGGCACCCTGAACAACTGCGGCGGCGGGGTCACCCCGTGGGGCACCGTGCTCTCCGGCGAGGAGAACTTCAACCAGTACTTCGCCAACGCCGCCGCAATCACCGACCCCACAGCCAAGCAGAGGCTCGCCCGCTACGGCCTGCCCACCGGAACCAGTCAGCGCAAGTGGGAGCGGTTCGACGACCGCTTCGACATCGGCAAGGAGCCGAACGAGCCCAACCGACACGGCTGGATCGTCGAAATCGACCCGTACGACCCTCACTTCACCCCGCGTAAGCGCACAGCGCTCGGCCGGTTCAAGCACGAGGCCGCCGAGCCCCGGCTGACCGACGACGGCCGTGTGGCTCTCTACATGGGCGACGACGAACGCTTCGACTACCTCTACAAGTACGTCTCCACCAACAGGTACAAGAAGGGCAACAGCCGCTCGGCACGCGAGCACAACCTGCGCCTCCTCGACGAGGGCACCCTGTACGTCGCCAAGTTCACCGGCGACAGCCCCGCCGCCGAGATCGACGGAACCGGAAGGCTCCCGGAGGATGGTGTCTTCGACGGAAGTGGCGGCTGGATCCCGCTCGCCAGCGGTACGAAATCCTTCGTCCCCGGCATGACAGCGGAGGAGGTATACGTCTATACGCGCCTGGCCGCCGACAAGGCAGGCGCCACCAAGATGGACCGTCCCGAGGACGTCGAACCCCACCCGCACAACGGCCGCCTGTACGTCGCCCTCACCAACAACTCCGACCGTGGCAAGGCCGGCAAGGCCGGACCGGACGAAGCCAACCCCCGCACAGGCAACAAGCACGGTCACATCCTCGAACTCGACGAGCACCACTCCGACGCGGGTGCCACCTCCTTCCGCTGGCGGCTCATGCTCGTCTGTGGCGACCCCGCAGACCCGTCGACGTACTTCGCCGGCTACGACAAGTCCGAGGTCAGCCCGATCTCCTGCCCGGACAACATCGCCTTCGACGAACACGGCAACCTCTGGCTCGCCACCGACGGCAACGCCCTTGGTTCCAACGACGGCCTGTTCGTCGTCCCCGTCAAGGGTCCGCACCGCGGACACGTCAAGCAGTTCCTGACCGTCCCGAAGTCGGCCGAGACCTGCGGCCCGATCATCACCGAAGAGCGCGTACTCGTCGCTGCCCAGCACCCGGGCGAGGCCGACGGCTCAACAGCGGACAAGCCCGCCTCCGCCTGGCCCGACGGGCCCGGCAACATCCCTCGCCCGTCTGTGGTCACCGTGTGGGCCGAGAAGCACCGCGCCTGA
- the pstC gene encoding phosphate ABC transporter permease subunit PstC — translation MSSPSLGRRTASGSTSFLGRSQPRYGEKAIKVLLVAASLVSVLTTIGIVIALIPPAVTFFGKVDFGDFIAGTNWSPLFKPPSFGVIPLVTGTLMVTLIALLVAVPLGLGAAVYLSEYSNARVRNIFKPMLEVLAGIPTVVYGFFALKAITPLLQDIWPGGEGPQVFNALAAGFVMGIMIIPTIASLAEDSMSAVPRALRDGAYGLGSSRMQVSTRVVVPAALSGIVAAVVLGISRALGETMIVAIAAGGRPNLSFDPLEGMQTMTAFIAAAGIGDLPTGSVGYQTIFAVGSLLFVMTLVMNLLSIRLVRKYREVYE, via the coding sequence ATGAGTTCCCCCTCCCTCGGGCGGCGGACCGCTTCAGGAAGCACCAGCTTCCTGGGGCGGTCCCAGCCGCGCTACGGTGAGAAGGCCATCAAGGTCCTCTTGGTGGCCGCCTCCCTGGTCTCGGTGCTGACCACGATCGGCATTGTCATCGCCCTGATCCCGCCGGCCGTCACGTTCTTCGGAAAGGTCGACTTCGGCGACTTCATCGCCGGCACCAACTGGTCGCCCCTGTTCAAGCCACCCTCCTTCGGTGTGATCCCGCTGGTCACCGGCACCCTCATGGTCACCCTCATCGCGCTGCTGGTAGCCGTGCCGCTGGGCCTTGGCGCGGCCGTCTATCTGAGCGAGTACTCCAACGCGCGGGTGCGGAACATCTTCAAGCCGATGCTGGAGGTGCTCGCGGGCATTCCCACCGTCGTCTACGGCTTCTTCGCGCTGAAGGCCATCACGCCGCTTCTGCAGGACATCTGGCCGGGTGGCGAGGGACCGCAGGTCTTCAACGCTCTCGCGGCCGGCTTCGTCATGGGCATCATGATCATTCCGACGATCGCCTCGCTCGCCGAGGACTCCATGAGCGCGGTGCCACGCGCCCTGCGCGATGGCGCATACGGGCTCGGGTCATCGCGCATGCAGGTCTCCACCCGCGTGGTGGTGCCTGCCGCTCTGTCCGGAATCGTCGCCGCTGTGGTGCTGGGCATCTCCCGCGCCCTGGGCGAGACGATGATCGTGGCCATCGCGGCCGGCGGCCGTCCGAACCTCTCCTTCGACCCGCTCGAAGGCATGCAGACCATGACCGCGTTCATTGCCGCAGCCGGTATCGGCGACCTGCCCACCGGGTCCGTCGGCTACCAGACGATCTTTGCTGTGGGATCGCTGCTCTTCGTGATGACCCTGGTGATGAATCTGCTCAGCATCCGTCTCGTGCGCAAGTACCGCGAGGTGTACGAATGA
- the nhaA gene encoding Na+/H+ antiporter NhaA, with protein sequence MTGAPRQRSAFLSLLPWGERRAISGALRTETVGGLVLLAAALIALIWANSPWSGAYETVRETHFGIRALGVDLSVGHWASDGLLTVFFLVAGIELKRELVVGELRTPAAAALPVVAAVCGMAVPAALYAVIAAAGGGSLSGWAVPMATDIAFALAVLAVLSTSLPTALRAFLLTLAVVDDLGAILIIAVFFTSNLNFLALAGAVGGLMLFYVLQRRRVRGWWWYAPLGVLIWALMYNGGVHATVAGVAMGLILRTKSDTPAPQGRQPGLEVMSAGDRTAHLLRPFSAGVAVPLFALFAAGVSVSPASIGAVFARPEPLGVVAGLVIGKSVGIFAGTYLTARFTRARLNPDLAWADVFALAVLAGIGFTVALLIGELAFPDPAEAAHVKAAVLTGSVIAAVLAAVLLKGRDRVYRRLCEEEDRDDDGDGIPDIYQHGGRGAA encoded by the coding sequence ATGACTGGCGCACCACGTCAGCGCTCCGCGTTCCTCTCGCTCCTGCCCTGGGGTGAACGCCGAGCGATCTCTGGAGCGCTACGGACGGAGACCGTCGGCGGTCTGGTCCTCCTTGCGGCTGCTTTGATTGCCCTGATCTGGGCGAACTCTCCTTGGAGTGGCGCTTACGAAACCGTGCGTGAGACCCACTTCGGGATTCGGGCGCTGGGAGTGGATCTGTCGGTGGGGCACTGGGCCTCGGACGGGTTGCTGACCGTCTTCTTCCTGGTCGCGGGGATCGAGCTGAAGCGTGAACTGGTCGTCGGTGAGCTGCGGACACCGGCGGCCGCAGCGTTGCCGGTAGTTGCCGCGGTGTGTGGCATGGCTGTCCCGGCCGCCCTCTACGCGGTCATCGCGGCCGCGGGGGGTGGTTCGCTGTCGGGGTGGGCGGTGCCGATGGCCACCGACATTGCGTTCGCACTGGCTGTCCTCGCTGTCCTCAGCACGAGCCTTCCCACCGCTCTGCGCGCGTTCCTGCTGACCCTGGCGGTGGTTGATGACCTCGGCGCGATCCTGATTATCGCGGTGTTCTTCACCAGCAACCTCAACTTCCTCGCACTCGCCGGCGCCGTCGGCGGTCTGATGCTGTTCTACGTGCTGCAGCGCAGACGGGTCCGCGGCTGGTGGTGGTATGCGCCCCTGGGCGTGCTGATCTGGGCGCTGATGTACAACGGCGGTGTCCACGCCACCGTCGCCGGCGTCGCCATGGGACTGATCCTGCGCACCAAGTCGGACACCCCAGCACCCCAAGGCAGGCAGCCAGGGCTGGAAGTTATGTCGGCCGGGGACCGGACGGCACACCTGTTGCGCCCGTTCTCCGCCGGGGTGGCCGTCCCGCTCTTCGCTCTGTTCGCGGCCGGTGTGAGCGTGTCCCCGGCATCCATCGGCGCGGTGTTTGCACGGCCTGAGCCTCTGGGTGTGGTGGCCGGACTCGTTATCGGCAAGAGTGTCGGGATCTTTGCCGGAACCTATCTGACGGCGCGGTTCACTCGGGCCCGGCTGAATCCGGATCTGGCCTGGGCCGATGTCTTCGCCTTGGCTGTCCTCGCCGGTATCGGGTTCACCGTCGCGCTCCTGATCGGTGAACTCGCCTTCCCGGATCCGGCAGAGGCCGCCCATGTCAAGGCAGCTGTCCTGACCGGATCCGTAATCGCGGCTGTGCTCGCCGCCGTCCTTCTCAAAGGCCGCGACCGCGTCTACCGGCGGCTGTGTGAGGAGGAAGACCGCGACGACGACGGGGACGGTATCCCCGACATCTACCAGCACGGTGGGCGAGGCGCGGCATGA
- a CDS encoding winged helix-turn-helix transcriptional regulator, with protein sequence MTPDAHRLPETATQGSSGGPEDGKAPGLLLAEPDMRLADETVSRFAAAGVTAVVCHDGAEALLQVGARRPRAVLLGAPLPVVGAAAVTELIARLHPVPVIVGAGTDGSQEATAALAVGAVAVVARPYRTEEILPLLLGTRPSGDGSVQTLVIGDIELDAAGFHVYVRGRALQLPVREFMLLRYLMEHANRVVSRSELTQAIWGVESLDSNSLTVHIRRVRNRLREDSGSCCTIDAIRGMGYRLDCGTKRRQSASSGLSAPGSAT encoded by the coding sequence GTGACCCCCGATGCACACCGGCTCCCAGAAACCGCAACGCAAGGCAGTTCCGGCGGCCCAGAGGACGGCAAGGCCCCAGGTCTGCTGCTGGCCGAGCCGGACATGCGACTCGCCGACGAGACGGTGAGCCGCTTCGCCGCGGCAGGTGTTACGGCTGTTGTCTGTCACGACGGCGCCGAAGCACTGCTTCAGGTCGGCGCCCGCCGCCCTCGAGCGGTGCTGCTCGGCGCCCCGTTGCCGGTTGTGGGCGCGGCAGCGGTTACCGAGCTGATCGCACGTCTGCACCCGGTCCCCGTCATCGTGGGTGCGGGCACCGACGGTTCGCAGGAAGCCACAGCAGCGTTGGCTGTCGGCGCCGTTGCCGTCGTGGCCCGCCCCTACCGGACCGAGGAGATCCTGCCCCTGCTCCTGGGCACCCGGCCGAGTGGCGACGGCTCGGTGCAGACGTTGGTCATCGGTGATATCGAGCTTGATGCCGCGGGCTTTCACGTCTATGTACGCGGCCGTGCACTTCAGTTGCCGGTGCGTGAATTCATGCTGCTGCGCTACCTGATGGAGCACGCCAACCGTGTGGTCAGCCGCAGCGAACTCACCCAGGCGATCTGGGGCGTGGAGTCCTTGGACAGCAACAGCCTCACCGTCCACATCCGACGCGTACGCAACCGTCTTCGCGAAGACTCCGGCAGCTGCTGCACGATCGATGCCATCCGCGGCATGGGCTACCGCCTGGATTGCGGCACCAAGAGACGGCAGAGTGCGTCCTCAGGTCTCTCCGCTCCCGGATCGGCCACGTAG
- the pstB gene encoding phosphate ABC transporter ATP-binding protein PstB, protein MTPPSDATGGTKTPQVSFRFAPPLASPVFEVGSLSVFYGDHEAVRDVNMNIGHQQITAMIGPSGCGKSTVLRCFNRMNDLVPTARVVGKVRYHDQDLYGREVDPIEVRRRIGMVFQKPNPFPKSIYDNIAYGPRVSGFKGNLDDLVEETLTRAALWDEVKDKLKTSALALSGGQQQRLCIARTIAVKPEVILMDEPCSALDPIATAKIEDLMEQLSQQFTIIVVTHNMQQAARVSHRTAFFTADVDGNGVRHGRLIEYDETARIFGNPSDQRTEDYISGRFG, encoded by the coding sequence ATGACCCCTCCTTCCGACGCCACCGGCGGCACCAAGACGCCGCAGGTCAGCTTCCGGTTCGCTCCGCCCCTGGCCAGCCCGGTGTTCGAGGTCGGCAGCCTCTCGGTCTTCTACGGCGACCACGAAGCCGTCCGCGACGTCAACATGAACATCGGACACCAGCAGATCACCGCGATGATCGGTCCCTCCGGGTGCGGCAAGTCCACGGTGCTGCGCTGCTTCAACCGGATGAACGACCTGGTGCCCACGGCCCGCGTCGTGGGCAAAGTCCGCTACCACGACCAAGACCTGTACGGCCGTGAAGTCGACCCCATCGAGGTGCGCCGCCGCATCGGCATGGTCTTCCAGAAGCCCAACCCGTTCCCCAAGTCGATCTACGACAACATCGCTTACGGGCCCAGGGTTTCCGGATTCAAGGGCAACCTTGACGACCTGGTCGAAGAGACCCTCACCCGTGCCGCTCTGTGGGACGAGGTCAAGGACAAGCTCAAGACGTCCGCGCTGGCGCTGTCCGGCGGTCAGCAGCAGCGGCTGTGCATCGCCCGGACCATTGCGGTCAAGCCCGAAGTGATCCTGATGGACGAGCCGTGCTCCGCGCTGGACCCGATTGCCACCGCCAAGATCGAAGACCTGATGGAGCAGCTGTCCCAGCAGTTCACGATCATCGTCGTCACCCACAACATGCAGCAGGCCGCACGCGTCTCGCACCGCACGGCGTTCTTCACCGCGGACGTCGACGGCAACGGCGTACGACACGGCCGCCTGATCGAGTACGACGAGACCGCCAGGATTTTCGGCAACCCCTCCGACCAGCGCACCGAGGACTACATCTCCGGCCGCTTCGGCTGA
- the pstA gene encoding phosphate ABC transporter permease PstA gives MSSPVIERNRVTDTPEVPRLKGRGTPWRERFFHLSLWVSLAVAVVFLASLLTYVIVEGWPRLDPRIWSNFPDIIDPGKAGAQSAIMGTIWVIAFTALYCLPTGILTAIYLEEYADPNRWWNRAIEINIQNLAAVPSIVYGILGLGVISRGLGFGQTVMTASLTLSLLVLPVVIISSREAIRAVPQSIRQASLALGATQWQTIRRQVLPAAVPGMATGSILALSRAIGEAAPLLLLGGLTFITFNPTGAQSAFTVLPIQIFNWISQSRAEFTALASAAIVVLLVILLAMNSVAIWLRNHYSRRW, from the coding sequence ATGAGTTCTCCTGTCATCGAGCGCAACCGCGTAACAGACACGCCTGAAGTGCCCCGGCTCAAGGGCCGTGGCACGCCGTGGCGGGAGAGGTTCTTCCACCTCAGCCTGTGGGTGTCCCTCGCCGTCGCTGTCGTCTTCCTCGCCTCCCTCCTCACCTACGTGATCGTCGAAGGATGGCCCCGCCTGGATCCGCGGATCTGGTCGAACTTCCCCGACATCATCGACCCGGGTAAGGCCGGAGCCCAGTCCGCGATCATGGGCACGATCTGGGTGATCGCGTTCACCGCTCTGTACTGCCTGCCGACCGGCATCCTCACCGCGATCTACCTGGAGGAGTACGCCGACCCCAACCGGTGGTGGAACCGGGCGATCGAGATCAACATCCAGAACCTCGCTGCGGTGCCATCCATCGTCTACGGCATCTTGGGGCTCGGCGTCATCTCCCGCGGCCTGGGCTTCGGACAGACCGTCATGACGGCCTCGCTCACCCTGTCGCTGCTGGTCCTGCCAGTGGTGATCATCTCCTCCCGGGAGGCGATCCGCGCAGTGCCGCAGTCCATCCGACAGGCGTCCCTCGCCCTGGGGGCAACCCAGTGGCAGACGATCCGCCGCCAGGTCTTGCCCGCCGCCGTACCAGGTATGGCGACCGGCTCGATCCTGGCCCTGTCCCGCGCCATCGGCGAGGCGGCCCCGCTCCTGCTGCTCGGCGGGCTGACGTTCATCACGTTCAACCCGACCGGCGCACAGAGTGCCTTCACCGTCCTGCCCATCCAGATCTTCAACTGGATCAGCCAGTCCCGCGCCGAGTTCACCGCCCTGGCATCCGCCGCGATCGTCGTCCTGCTGGTGATCCTGCTGGCCATGAACTCTGTGGCGATCTGGCTCCGTAACCACTACTCCCGCCGCTGGTGA
- a CDS encoding STAS domain-containing protein, with protein MNARRKKALTTTVWLAWTGAAVWTGVVADPYWLQITCLIAAATALRLALRGVRPATGHVRPGLRFGGGRAVVRLKGDLTATSAENATRRLTEALDPPPSVLEIDLANVSSLGKDSIQALFTALRTAGEQGIPVLVSGANRQTRTTLHGKGLDRFFRYADVPGQPGHEDRR; from the coding sequence ATGAACGCCCGCCGGAAGAAGGCGCTGACCACGACCGTCTGGCTGGCGTGGACCGGCGCCGCCGTCTGGACCGGAGTGGTCGCCGACCCGTACTGGCTCCAGATCACCTGCCTGATCGCCGCGGCCACAGCACTTCGCCTGGCCCTGCGCGGAGTGCGGCCCGCCACAGGGCACGTCCGCCCGGGCCTCCGCTTTGGCGGGGGACGCGCCGTCGTGCGCCTGAAAGGTGACCTCACCGCAACGAGCGCCGAGAACGCGACCCGCCGCCTAACCGAGGCACTCGACCCACCCCCCAGCGTCCTGGAGATCGACCTGGCCAACGTCAGCTCACTCGGCAAGGACAGCATCCAGGCCCTCTTCACAGCCCTGCGCACAGCCGGCGAACAAGGCATCCCGGTCCTCGTCAGCGGTGCCAACCGGCAGACCCGCACGACTCTGCACGGCAAGGGCCTTGACCGGTTCTTTCGCTACGCCGACGTCCCCGGCCAGCCCGGCCACGAGGACCGCCGGTGA
- a CDS encoding arsenate-mycothiol transferase ArsC — MEDHASLGPATPPLRDTRTVLERIVRRLSARHSRAFSRQTVAGYVEECAEQLSSRARVGTHLPVLIERFADQRLSALARGLGLSPKRVPEALFVCTENAGRSQLAAALMRQQVQGAVRVLSAGSEPGVEIAPVVRRLLAEAGLGIDDEFPKPLTPEVFTAADVVVTLGCGDACPVRPGRRYQDWDLPDLSGLDIESARAVRDALAIRVGRLAQELLDARSPESGPPAGSASVPSR; from the coding sequence ATGGAAGATCACGCTTCGCTCGGCCCTGCCACGCCCCCGCTCCGGGACACACGCACGGTGCTGGAACGCATCGTCCGACGGCTGTCCGCACGGCACAGCCGGGCCTTCTCCCGGCAGACGGTGGCCGGCTACGTCGAGGAATGCGCCGAGCAGCTGTCGAGCCGGGCCCGGGTGGGCACCCATCTGCCTGTCCTGATCGAACGCTTCGCAGATCAGCGGCTGAGCGCCCTGGCCCGGGGGCTGGGTCTGTCTCCCAAGCGGGTTCCCGAGGCCCTGTTCGTCTGCACGGAGAACGCGGGCCGCTCTCAACTGGCCGCTGCCCTCATGCGTCAGCAGGTCCAGGGGGCGGTCCGGGTCCTGAGCGCCGGGTCCGAGCCCGGTGTCGAGATCGCGCCGGTGGTGCGCCGGCTGCTCGCCGAAGCCGGACTCGGCATCGATGACGAGTTCCCGAAGCCTCTGACACCCGAAGTGTTCACCGCTGCCGATGTCGTTGTCACCCTTGGCTGCGGCGACGCCTGCCCGGTGCGGCCCGGTCGCCGCTACCAGGACTGGGACCTGCCCGACCTGAGCGGCCTGGACATCGAGAGCGCGCGAGCAGTCCGCGACGCACTGGCAATTCGTGTCGGCAGACTTGCACAGGAGCTGCTCGACGCGCGCAGCCCCGAATCAGGACCGCCCGCGGGTTCGGCGTCCGTCCCGAGCCGCTGA
- a CDS encoding MerR family transcriptional regulator gives MEDKHMQIGEVATRTELSLRTIRHYEETGLVIPSARSQGGFRLYTEADVQRLMVIRRMKPLGFTLDQMRELLEATDRLDGEDALDAGEREALLGRVHEYERAANEQVDKLRVQLSRAEDFAATLRSRLEQTVPTVRP, from the coding sequence GTGGAAGACAAGCACATGCAGATCGGCGAAGTCGCCACGCGGACGGAGCTGTCCCTGCGCACCATCCGGCATTATGAGGAGACCGGCCTAGTCATCCCCTCCGCACGCTCCCAGGGTGGATTCCGTCTCTACACTGAGGCCGACGTACAGCGGCTCATGGTCATCCGCCGCATGAAGCCGCTCGGCTTCACTCTGGACCAGATGCGCGAGCTGCTGGAGGCCACCGACCGCCTCGATGGCGAGGACGCACTCGACGCCGGTGAGCGCGAGGCTCTGCTGGGCCGCGTGCACGAGTACGAGCGGGCCGCCAACGAGCAGGTCGACAAGCTCCGCGTCCAGTTGTCCCGAGCCGAGGACTTCGCCGCCACCCTCCGCTCCCGCCTGGAGCAGACCGTGCCGACTGTGCGTCCCTGA
- a CDS encoding PstS family phosphate ABC transporter substrate-binding protein, whose protein sequence is MNISTSLRRSRVPLALTAAVMLAASACGGADAGSGSGDGDKLAGTIKADGSSTVAPLSTVAAQLFQGENAGVKVTVGTSGTGGGFEKFCAGETDISNASRPIKDEEKAACDKKGIKYEEFQVANDGLSVVVSKDNDFADCLTVEQLKKIWEPGSKVNNWNQVDPKFPNQKLELFGAGTDSGTFDYFTDAINGEEGASRTDYSPSEDDNVTVQGVSGSKGGMGYFGLSYYEENQDKLKLLKIDGGDGCVAPDTKTVQEGTYKPLSRPLFIYPKASSLEKKEVEAFVEFYVENNADIASKSQFVPLNAQQETELKKDLETLKAQHKS, encoded by the coding sequence GTGAACATTTCCACTTCGTTGCGCCGGTCCAGGGTTCCCCTGGCGCTGACGGCTGCTGTGATGCTGGCCGCGAGTGCGTGCGGCGGTGCCGACGCGGGCTCTGGCAGCGGTGACGGTGACAAGCTGGCCGGAACCATCAAGGCCGACGGCTCCAGCACGGTCGCTCCGCTTTCCACGGTGGCGGCCCAGCTCTTCCAGGGTGAGAACGCCGGGGTGAAGGTCACCGTCGGTACCTCCGGCACCGGCGGCGGCTTCGAGAAGTTCTGCGCGGGCGAGACCGACATCTCCAACGCCTCACGTCCCATCAAGGACGAGGAGAAGGCGGCCTGCGACAAGAAGGGCATCAAGTACGAGGAGTTCCAGGTCGCCAACGACGGTCTGTCCGTCGTGGTGAGCAAGGACAACGACTTCGCCGACTGCCTGACCGTCGAGCAGCTGAAGAAGATCTGGGAACCCGGGTCCAAGGTGAACAACTGGAACCAGGTCGACCCGAAGTTCCCGAACCAGAAGCTGGAGCTCTTCGGCGCCGGTACGGACTCGGGCACCTTCGACTACTTCACCGACGCGATCAATGGCGAAGAGGGCGCGTCCCGCACCGACTACAGCCCCAGCGAGGACGACAACGTCACCGTCCAGGGTGTCTCCGGCTCCAAGGGCGGCATGGGTTACTTCGGTCTCTCCTACTACGAGGAGAACCAGGACAAGCTCAAGCTCCTGAAGATCGACGGCGGCGATGGTTGCGTTGCCCCCGACACCAAGACGGTGCAGGAGGGCACGTACAAGCCGCTCTCCCGTCCGCTGTTCATCTACCCGAAGGCCAGCTCGCTGGAGAAGAAGGAGGTCGAGGCGTTCGTCGAGTTCTACGTCGAGAACAACGCCGACATCGCCTCGAAGTCCCAGTTCGTGCCGCTGAACGCGCAGCAGGAGACCGAGCTGAAGAAGGACCTCGAGACCCTCAAGGCGCAGCACAAGTCATGA